TGGTCATTTCGGCATATTATGAATAATTACCTTTCGGGATCTATAGGTAATTACGTAAGGTCATTTCCAGCGTCAGGATGGCGGGTCTTCCTCCTCGTGTGGGGTTTTGGGGAGAGGTTCTAAGAGGTTCGAAGAAGGTTCAAAGCCGGTTTGGTGAGGTTCCATGAGGTTCGAGGAAGGTCCAAGGAGGTTTCTTGAGGTTCTAAGAGGTTCGAGGAGATTTGGTGAGGTTCCATGAGGTTCGAGGAAGCTCCAAGGAGGTTTGATGAGGTTCCATGAGATTCGAGGAAGGTCCAAGGAGGTTTCGAGAGGTTCCAAGAGGTTCGAGGAGATTTGGTGAGGTTCCATGAGATTCGAGGAAGGTCCAAGGAGGTTTCGAGAGGTTCCAAGAGGTTCGAGGAGATTTGGTGAGGTTCCATGAGATTCGAGGAAGGTCCAAGGAGGTTTCGAGAGGTTCCAAGAGGTTCGAGGAGATTTGGTGAGGTTCCATGAGATTCGAGGAAGGTCCAAGGAGGTTTCGAGAGGTTCAAAAGAGGTTCGAGGAGATTTGGTGGTTCCATGAGATTCGAGAGGTCCAAGGAGGTTTCGAGAGGTTCCAAAAGAGGTTCGAGAGATTTGGTGGTTCCATGAGATTCGAGGAAGGTCCAAGGAGGTTCCGAGAGGTTCAAGAGTTCGAGGAGATTTGGTGAGGTTCCATGAGATTCGAGGAAGGTCCAAGGAGGTTTCGAGAGGTTCCAAGAGGTTCGAGGAGATTTGGTGAGGTTCCATGAGATTCGAGGAAGGTCCAAGGAGGTTTCGAGAGGTTCCAAGAGGTTCGAGGAGATTTGGTGAGGTTCCATGAGATTCGAGGAAGGTCCAAGGAGGTTTCGAGAGGTTCCAAGAGGTTCGAGGAGATTTGGTGAGGTTCCATGAGATTCGAGGAAGGTGCAAGGAGGTTTCGAGGGGTTCCAGAGGTTCGAGGAGATTTGGTGAGGTTCCATGAGATTCGAGGAGAGGTCCAAGGGAGGTTCGAGAGGTTCCAAGGTTCGAGGAGATTTGGTGAGGTTCCATGAGATTCGAGGAAGGTCCAAGGAGGTTTCGAGAGGTTCCAAGAGGTTCGAGGAGATTTGGTGAGGTTCCATGAGGTTCGAGGAAGCTCCAAGGAGGTTTGATGAGGTTCCATGAGATTCGAGGAAGGTCTAAGGAGGTTTCGTGAGGTTCCAAGAGGTTCGA
This genomic stretch from Penaeus vannamei isolate JL-2024 chromosome 28, ASM4276789v1, whole genome shotgun sequence harbors:
- the LOC138867097 gene encoding uncharacterized protein; this encodes MEPHQISSNLLEPHETSLDLPRISWNLIKPPWSFLEPHGTSPNLLEPLGTSRNLLGPSSNLMEPHQISSNLGTSRTSLGPLLESHGTSPNLLEPLEPLETSLHLPRISWNLTKSPRTSWNLSKPPWTFLESHGTSPNLLEPLGTSRNLLGPSSNLMEPHQISSNLLEPLETSLDLPRISWNLTKSPRTLEPLGTSLDLPRISWNHQISRTSFGTSRNLLGPLESHGTTKSPRTSFEPLETSLDLPRISWNLTKSPRTSWNLSKPPWTFLESHGTSPNLLEPLGTSRNLLGPSSNLMEPHQISSNLLEPLETSLDLPRISWNLIKPPWSFLEPHGTSPNLLEPLRTSRNLLGPSSNLMEPHQTGFEPSSNLLEPLPKTPHEEEDPPS